CTTTATACAATTTAAACTCTGGATTTACCATTTGAAATGTATATCCTCTTTTTACATTTCCTATAAAAATATATTCTTCTCCTATTTTTAAACTATTTCTTAAATAAGGCCTTTGAAACCATACAACTTCGAGAACTCCTGTTCCGTCATTTACTGTTGCTTTTATCATTTTCATTCCTGTTCTTGTAGGAGGAGCAGATATATTCATTATATTTCCTTTTAATACAACATATTCATCCCCTCGTAATTCACCTATTTTTTTAATATTTGTTCTGTCGTCATAAGCTCTCGGAAAATAATATATTAGGTCATAGAGTGTTTCTATATTTAATTTTTTCAACTTCGAATATGTTGCACTCGAAACTCCCTTTATATTAAAAAGTTCTATCTCTTTATAAATATCTTTATATATCTTAATCACCACCTTTTTTTAATTATAACATACTTATATATCCTTTTGTACAATTTATAATGCGTTTTGTATTTTTGTAACAAACCCTCTTAAAACAAGGCTTTGTGAAAAATATTTCTTCATATTTTTTGTAATTTTTGTTTGACATTTTTTAGATTTTAATATATCATTATTATATAATATAAATCGGCAAAGTAGGGGAAATCCTATGACGCAAAACTATAGGGTCTTTAAAATGACAGCCAGTTGCAGTTACATTTTGGTTAAACCAAAATATAAGTGCAACTGGCTTTTGTATTTTATAAACTTTATGAAATTACGGGAGGGAACAAATTATGAAAAAATTATTAATACTTTTATCTTTAACTACAGCTATGACAGCTTTTGGAAACAACAATACAAATCCTGCTAATATGAATGTATCTGCTACTATTATGGAAACTTTAACAGTTAGGGTTGATCAACCTGCTGAATTTGGAAAAATTGCTAAAGGAACTTCTGGAAATACTGCTATTGGAAGATTTTCTGTAAAAGGTCAGGGAAACAATCAAGCTAAAATTACAATTTCCGGATTAACAAATAATGGTAAATTAACTCTAAGAAATATAAGTGGAGCAACTATTTCGGCAGATGTTGATCATACTGAAGAGACTTTATCTCTTAAACATGACGAATTTGTTGCTGCAACTCCAATTAGATTCACTTTAAATGTTCCAGATAATCAACAAACTGGATTATACGAAGGAAATGTTACAATCCAAGCAAGATATAACTAAAAAATAAAAACTGAGGAAATTACTCCTCAGTTTTTTTATGCTACAGATACCTCTACTTTTTCATTTTTCTTAGGTAATATCAGGTTCATCACAACTGCTAAAGTTCCAGCTACAACAAATCCTGAATCTGTAAATATATATCTTATACTTTCAGGGAATGCCTCAATTACTCCTGGAACTAATCCTATTCCATACCCTAGTCCCAGCGAAACTGCTAATATAACTGCATTTCTTCCTTCTAGTGGTTCTTGATTTATAAGATTTATTCCACTAATTGAAATCATAGAAAAAATCATCACCAAACTTCCACCTATAACACTTTGAGGAACTAATGTAAAAGCTGCTGCAACCTTTGGTATAAATGCACTTACTACTAAAAACATTGCTCCTATCCCTACAACAAATCGACTCATTACTCCTGTCATAGCAATTATACCTGTATTTTGACTAAATGATGTTGTTGGCAATACTGAAAATATAGTTGCAAATGCACTCCCTATTCCATCACATATTATTCCACCTTTAAGCTCACTATCTTTCAATTCTCTCTTAGCGCCACCCATTGTAATTCCTGACATATCTCCCATCGTCTCTATAGCAGACACTACAAACATCATCACCATAGGGATAATTGCCTCTATATGAAATGAATACCCAAAAGAAAATGGTCTCGGTACACTTACTATATCTGCTTGTAAAAGTGGAGTTATATCTATCTTTCCCATTAAAAAGGCTATTACTGTCCCCACTATAGTTCCTATAAAAATCGCTCCTGAACTTGTTACACCCTTTGTAAACTCCTTAAAAAATATTACTACTGCTAAAACTATTGTTCCCAAAATTAGATTCTCTTTCGATGCAAAATCAGGTGCTCCATATCCTCCAGCAAAACTATTTATTCCAACTGGTAAAAGGTATAATCCTATAGCTAATATTACAGTTCCTGTAACTATTGGTGGAAAAAATTTTCTTATTCTCTTCATATGAAACCCTAGAAAAGCTTCGAAAATTCCTCCTATTAATGCTGCTCCTAAAACCCCTTCATATCCAAATTTGCTAGCTACCGATATAGCTACCGGTGCAAAAGAAAAGTTTGTTCCTACAACTACGGGCAGTTTAGCTCCCATAGGTCCTAATGTGTAAACCTGTACCAAAGTATTTAATCCCGCTACAAGTATTGTTGCTTGTATTAAGTTTATTTTTATATCTTGAGCAAACCCAAGTATTCCAGCAACTATTATTATAGGAGTTATATTCCCCATAAACATTGCCATAATGTGTTGTAAACCTAAAGGAATCGCCGTATTTAAATCTGGCACTCCATTTAAGTCATAAGGTGATTTGTTTCTCTGCATATTTAAAATTTCCTCCATATTTTAAATAAAAAAGCATAGACTCATGGATAGAATCTATGCTTAAATGCAGTCAGTTCTACCCATAGTGTCTTCATTTACGGTAAAGACGTAGAAACTATTGGACCATATTTCCAAAAATATATGAGTATGTTTTTTATTGTTTTTTATTTTACAGTTGCTCTAATAACTCATCTGATATATCAAAGTTTGAATAAACATCATTTACATCATCTAAATCATCTAAACCTTCATATAATGCCATTACCTTTTTAGCAGTCTCTAAATCAGTAATTTGTACTTTATTATCTGGAATCATTGCAACTTCAGCTTCAGTTACATTATAACCAGCTTTTTTTAACTCTTCTGCTACTGCATTACAGTCTGCTGAATCTGTTAAAACAGTAAACTCTCCATCTTCCTCTTTAACATCTTCTGCTCCAGCTTCTAAAGCGGCCATCATTAGCTCATCTGCATCTACACCTTCAGCTGCAACTATGATTTCTCCCTTTCTTTGGAACATCCAAGATACAGCTCCATCTGTTCCTAAATTTCCATTTCTTCTAGAAAAAGTTGCTCTAACTTCTGAAGCTGATCTATTTTTATTATCTGTTACAACTTCAACTATGAAAGCTGTCCCTTCTGGACCATACCCTTCATATCTAATTTCCATATAATCTACACCATCAAGTTCACCAGTACCTTTTTTAATAGCTCTCTCAAGGTTATCTTTTGGCATATTAGCAGCTTTTGCTTTATCTATTGCAAGTCTTAATCTAGGATTAAAGTTTGGATCTCCTCCAGCTTCCTTCGCTGCGATTGTTAACTCTTTTCCTAATTTTGTGAATAGCTTTCCTCTTTTAGCGTCTTGAGCACCTTTTCTATGCTTTATATTAGACCATTTACTATGTCCTGCCACAAAAACTCCTCCTTATTTTTTAAATATCTTTTTAAATTTTATCATAACCACTATTTTTTTTCAATATATTTGGGTACAAGCTCCATTTTTTCCCTTACTTTTTCTAAAACAATATCTGGAGTAATTAATCTATACTTTTCTTCATACGATAAATTATCATATGTTTTATCTGAAAGTACATCTTTTGGCTCTATCCCCTCATGCC
The window above is part of the Cetobacterium somerae ATCC BAA-474 genome. Proteins encoded here:
- a CDS encoding DUF4402 domain-containing protein, producing the protein MKKLLILLSLTTAMTAFGNNNTNPANMNVSATIMETLTVRVDQPAEFGKIAKGTSGNTAIGRFSVKGQGNNQAKITISGLTNNGKLTLRNISGATISADVDHTEETLSLKHDEFVAATPIRFTLNVPDNQQTGLYEGNVTIQARYN
- a CDS encoding YebC/PmpR family DNA-binding transcriptional regulator encodes the protein MAGHSKWSNIKHRKGAQDAKRGKLFTKLGKELTIAAKEAGGDPNFNPRLRLAIDKAKAANMPKDNLERAIKKGTGELDGVDYMEIRYEGYGPEGTAFIVEVVTDNKNRSASEVRATFSRRNGNLGTDGAVSWMFQRKGEIIVAAEGVDADELMMAALEAGAEDVKEEDGEFTVLTDSADCNAVAEELKKAGYNVTEAEVAMIPDNKVQITDLETAKKVMALYEGLDDLDDVNDVYSNFDISDELLEQL
- a CDS encoding uracil-xanthine permease family protein, which codes for MQRNKSPYDLNGVPDLNTAIPLGLQHIMAMFMGNITPIIIVAGILGFAQDIKINLIQATILVAGLNTLVQVYTLGPMGAKLPVVVGTNFSFAPVAISVASKFGYEGVLGAALIGGIFEAFLGFHMKRIRKFFPPIVTGTVILAIGLYLLPVGINSFAGGYGAPDFASKENLILGTIVLAVVIFFKEFTKGVTSSGAIFIGTIVGTVIAFLMGKIDITPLLQADIVSVPRPFSFGYSFHIEAIIPMVMMFVVSAIETMGDMSGITMGGAKRELKDSELKGGIICDGIGSAFATIFSVLPTTSFSQNTGIIAMTGVMSRFVVGIGAMFLVVSAFIPKVAAAFTLVPQSVIGGSLVMIFSMISISGINLINQEPLEGRNAVILAVSLGLGYGIGLVPGVIEAFPESIRYIFTDSGFVVAGTLAVVMNLILPKKNEKVEVSVA